In Melitaea cinxia chromosome 4, ilMelCinx1.1, whole genome shotgun sequence, a single genomic region encodes these proteins:
- the LOC123670195 gene encoding probable transaldolase, giving the protein MSSEPQAKRTKMSALDQLKKYSTVVADTGDFEAMKAYKPTDATTNPSLILSAAGMEQYQHLLDKAIKYGKDCGGTIEEQLAETLDMLSVLFGCEILKIIPGRVSVEVDARLSFDKDASMAKAIKLITMFAEHGIKKERILIKLASTWEGIQAAKELEKKHGIHCNLTLLFSLYQAIACAEANVTLISPFVGRILDWYVEHTKQTYEGKDDPGVISVTRVFNYYKKFGYKTQVMGASFRNTGEIRELAGCDLLTISPKLLQELANSEQPLKKALDPKIAEQSDIEKISLTESQFRWHMNEDQMATDKLSDGIRKFAADTRKLESLIKSMLAKK; this is encoded by the exons ATGAGCAGTGAACCTCAAGCGAAACGTACAAAAATGAGTGCACTAgaccaacttaaaaaatattccaCGGTTGTGGCTGATACTGGGGATTTTGAAg CTATGAAGGCATATAAACCGACAGATGCAACTACAAATCCAAGTCTTATTTTGTCAGCTGCTGGCATGGAGCAATACCAGCATTTGCTTGACAAAGCTATTAAGTATGGCAAGGACTGTGGTGG aacTATTGAAGAACAATTAGCTGAAACATTAGACATGTTAAGTGTTTTGTTTGGGTGTGAAATCCTTAAAATTATACCCGGAAGAGTATCTGTCGAGGTTGATGCAAG atTGTCGTTTGACAAAGATGCCAGTATGGCTAAGGCAATCAAACTTATCACTATGTTTGCTGAGCATGGTATTAAAAAGGAAaggattttaatcaaattggCATCAACTTGGGAAGGCATTCAGGCTGCTAA GGAACTTGAGAAGAAACATGGAATTCACTGTAatttaactttacttttttctttgtatCAAGCAATTGCTTGTGCTGAGGCTAATGTTACTTTGATATCTCCATTTGTTGGGAGAATCTTAGATTG gtATGTTGAACATACAAAACAAACATATGAGGGAAAGGATGATCCAGGTGTAATATCTGTCACTCGTGTATTTAACTATTACAAGAAATTTGGGTACAAGACACAAGTAATGGGTGCCTCTTTCCGTAACACTGGAGAAATAAGAGAATTGGCCGGTTGTGATTTACTAACTATTAGCCCAAAACTGCTACAAGAGCTTGCTAATAGCGAACAACCTCTTAAAAAG GCACTGGATCCGAAAATTGCGGAGCAATCTGAcattgaaaaaatatcgttgaCCGAATCTCAATTCCGTTGGCATATGAATGAAGATCAGATGGCTACTGACAAGTTGTCTGACGGTATAAGAAAATTTGCAGCAGATACTAGAAAGTTGGAGTCTCTCATTAAGTCTATGCTCGCAAAGAAGTGA
- the LOC123670389 gene encoding sodium- and chloride-dependent glycine transporter 1-like codes for MKPEKRTPIPAVTENIPAMEIKYSDCKEEMTTETVTEETEPERGNWTGRFDFLLSLLGYSVGLGNVWRFPYLCYNNGGGAFLIPFTVMLVIAGLPLMFMELSFGQYAALGPVAVYNRFCPLFRGLGYGMVIVSCIVMLYYNLIIAWTIYYMVVSFASIFYQLPWQNCDADWSTKFCYSYEEADRCQAQNGTYYLRECLNQSYATLHDYVSKAEKALRRPPAEEYFTNQVLGLSSGIEETGQIRLGMAGCLFAAWLIVFLCLCKGVQSSGKVVYFTALFPYVVLVILFIRGVSLPGASTGILFYLTPDFSQLANAQVWGDAAVQIFFALSPAWGGLITLSSYNKFSNNCYIDSLIVAVSNIATSFFAGLVIFSVIGFLAHELHVSVDRVVDQGAGLAFIVYPEVVTRLPVSPLWSILFFVMLLTLGLDSQFALMETVTTAILDRFPNFRQKKVWVVLTVAIFGYIGGLIFTTNSGMYWLQLMDKYAANWSVLIIAIGECILIAWIYGAEKFCRDIQTMIGRQSKLWVLFWSAMWRVITPAALVFILVFNWIEYKPASYGQYVYPMWADAVGWIVGVLPIVVVVLMAIDKICNGPDDLTIMEKARVLARPTEEWGPASGSVCSALRMETELSPPVLLLHGRHVLRERGA; via the exons atgaaGCCGGAAAAGCGAACACCAATACCCGCAGTAACTGAAAACATACCTGCaatggaaataaaatattcgGAT TGCAAGGAAGAAATGACAACGGAAACGGTGACTGAGGAAACAGAACCTGAACGCGGGAATTGGACGGGACGTTTCGACTTCCTATTATCACTTCTAGGATATAGCGTTGGATTAGGCAATGTCTGGCGATTTCCATATCTCTGTTACAATAACGGTGGAG GTGCATTTTTAATTCCGTTTACGGTGATGCTTGTGATTGCGGGTCTTCCGCTTATGTTTATGGAATTATCGTTTGGCCAATACGCTGCTCTAGGACCCGTCGCAGTTTATAATAGATTCTGTCCTCTCTTCCGAGGATTGGGTTATGGAATGGTCATAGTATCCTGCATAGTAATGTTGTATTATAATCTCATCATCGCCTGGACAATTTACTATATGGTCGTATCATTCGCGAGTATATTTTATCAACTCCCCTGGCAAAACTGTGACGCCGACTGGAGTACTAAAT tCTGCTACTCATACGAAGAGGCAGACAGGTGTCAGGCACAAAACGGCACATATTACTTACGAGAATGTCTGAATCAAAGTTACGCTACCCTTCACGACTATGTATCAAAGGCTGAAAAGGCTCTACGTCGACCTCCCGCTGAAGAATATTTTAC TAATCAAGTGCTGGGATTATCGTCTGGAATTGAAGAAACAGGTCAAATTCGTTTGGGCATGGCTGGTTGTTTATTTGCCGCCTGGCTTATTGTGTTTCTCTGTTTATGCAAAGGTGTTCAATCATCAGGAAAG GTGGTATACTTTACGGCGCTATTTCCATACGTTGTACTTGTAATACTATTCATTCGGGGAGTAAGTTTGCCAGGAGCGTCAACGggaatcttattttatttaacgccAGATTTTAGCCAACTTGCTAACGCTCAG GTGTGGGGTGATGCTGCAGTCCAAATATTTTTTGCCCTGAGTCCAGCTTGGGGAGGTCTGATAACACTGTCGTCCTACAACAAGTTTTCAAATAACTGCTACAT TGATTCATTAATAGTGGCTGTGTCAAACATAGCAACATCATTTTTTGCTGGCTTGGTTATATTCTCTGTGATAGGATTTTTGGCTCATGAGTTGCACGTAAGCGTAGATCGAGTAGTAGATCAAGGAGCAGGCCTAGCGTTTATAGTCTATCCTGAAGTCGTAACTAGACTACCAGTCTCACCACTTTGGTCAATTTTGTTCTTCGTTATGCTTTTAACTTTAGGACTTGACTCTCAG tttgcctTAATGGAAACTGTAACAACTGCTATATTGGATCGATTTCCTAATTTTCGTCAAAAGAAAGTTTGGGTTGTACTAACGGTAGCCATATTTGGTTACATTGGTGGTTTGATTTTTACGACTAAT AGTGGAATGTATTGGTTACAACTTATGGACAAATATGCGGCAAATTGGTCGGTCCTCATTATTGCTATCGGTGAATGCATTCTAATAGCCTGGATTTACGGTGCAGAAAAGTTTTGCCGAGACATACAGACGATGATCGGGAGGCAATCAAAACTTTGGGTTTTGTTTTGGAGTGCTATGTGGCGAGTCATCACCCCAGCTGCTCTAGTG tttattttggtatttaattGGATCGAGTACAAACCTGCATCGTATGGACAATATGTGTACCCTATGTGGGCTGATGCTGTTGGCTGGATAGTTGGAGTTTTACCAATTGTGGTAGTAGTTCTTATGGCAATTGATAAGATTTGCAATGGACCTGATGACCTGACGATTATGGAG aaAGCCCGCGTTCTTGCTCGTCCGACGGAGGAGTGGGGCCCGGCGTCGGGGTCGGTGTGCAGTGCACTGCGCATGGAGACCGAGTTGTCGCCGCCCGTGCTGCTGCTCCACGGCCGGCACGTGCTCCGCGAGCGCGGCGCATGA